In Kitasatospora gansuensis, a genomic segment contains:
- a CDS encoding histidine phosphatase family protein, whose translation MAEPSGNVLNGHRTTVGTRAAQPSVLIATRHGESTANVEFRLADETGALTVPITSRDADIPLSLHGQAQAQALGRWWAALPPADRPRSVWCSPYLRTTETARIALAQASGLGAVPVGLTIRHDDRLRDRELGVLEMLTKAAIEKEHPGEAARRRKMGELYYRPPGGESFLDVALRVRSLLRDLREEEEGRPVLVVAHDCPVLMLRYVLDRLTEQQLLTLDPVANCSTSLWRDRAGRLEPDGWNRTDHL comes from the coding sequence ATGGCGGAACCCAGCGGCAACGTCCTGAACGGCCACCGCACCACCGTCGGCACCCGGGCCGCCCAGCCCTCGGTGCTGATCGCCACCAGACACGGCGAGAGCACCGCCAACGTCGAGTTCCGGCTCGCCGACGAGACCGGCGCGCTGACCGTCCCGATCACCAGCCGGGACGCCGACATCCCGCTCTCGCTGCACGGCCAGGCCCAGGCCCAGGCCCTCGGCCGCTGGTGGGCCGCCCTCCCCCCGGCCGACCGGCCGCGCTCGGTCTGGTGCTCGCCCTACCTGCGGACCACCGAGACGGCCCGGATCGCGCTGGCCCAGGCGAGCGGACTCGGGGCGGTGCCGGTCGGTCTGACCATCCGTCACGACGACCGGCTGCGGGACCGCGAGCTGGGCGTGCTGGAAATGCTCACCAAGGCCGCGATCGAGAAGGAGCACCCGGGCGAGGCGGCCCGGCGGCGCAAGATGGGCGAGCTGTACTACCGGCCGCCGGGCGGTGAATCGTTTCTGGACGTCGCCCTGCGGGTGCGGAGCCTGCTCCGCGACCTGCGGGAGGAGGAGGAAGGCCGGCCGGTGCTGGTGGTCGCGCACGACTGCCCGGTGCTGATGCTCCGTTACGTCCTCGACCGGCTGACCGAGCAGCAGTTGCTCACCCTCGACCCGGTCGCCAACTGCTCCACCAGCCTGTGGCGCGACCGGGCCGGCCGGCTGGAACCGGACGGCTGGAACCGGACAGATCACCTGTAA
- a CDS encoding cellulase family glycosylhydrolase, with protein sequence MMGYSGGRQRLVVGLVTFVVALGATVLTGGGGPAPAAAPTAAGSPAASAAASPTATQAKGLNIGIAYGDTLTWESEPNLKLGLDDAVNTGAKWVRVDLSWSNIQPESSKRYEWQRFDRVVKAARDRKLEVIATIGYTPAWARKPGCGDDVSCAPASPDAFAAFAKKAVERYAPMGVHTWEIWNEPNIPFWFPKPDAPAYTNLLRATTKAMRAADANAYLVMGGLAAVGTYPAKNYISHSEFLTEVCKLGGNKLVDAIAYHPYTYPHLPSAKTDFGTAFEDISTTKSNLMAVLETYGTPNLPIWLTETGAPTNGPGSAADGKTIPPDATHVTEAFQADFALDTIPAAAANKHIAAVFWFADKDDGTEKDKGQRSKFYGLRYHDGSPKAALNAWKAAITTYELHRPQ encoded by the coding sequence ATGATGGGCTATTCGGGTGGGCGACAGCGGCTGGTGGTGGGGCTGGTCACGTTCGTCGTCGCCTTGGGCGCCACGGTTCTGACGGGTGGTGGGGGACCGGCTCCGGCCGCCGCCCCGACCGCCGCGGGCAGCCCGGCCGCGTCCGCCGCCGCCTCCCCGACGGCGACCCAGGCGAAGGGGCTGAACATCGGCATCGCCTACGGCGACACCCTCACCTGGGAGTCCGAGCCGAACCTCAAGCTCGGACTGGACGACGCGGTCAACACCGGCGCCAAGTGGGTCCGGGTGGACCTCTCCTGGTCCAACATCCAGCCGGAGAGCTCGAAGCGCTACGAGTGGCAGCGCTTCGACCGGGTGGTCAAGGCCGCCAGGGACCGCAAGCTCGAGGTGATCGCCACCATCGGCTACACCCCGGCCTGGGCCCGGAAGCCGGGGTGCGGAGACGACGTGTCCTGCGCTCCGGCCAGTCCCGACGCCTTCGCGGCCTTCGCGAAGAAGGCCGTCGAGCGGTACGCCCCGATGGGCGTGCACACCTGGGAGATCTGGAACGAGCCGAACATCCCGTTCTGGTTCCCCAAGCCGGACGCCCCCGCCTACACCAACCTGCTGCGCGCCACCACCAAGGCGATGCGCGCCGCCGACGCCAACGCCTACCTGGTGATGGGCGGGCTGGCGGCGGTCGGCACCTACCCGGCGAAGAACTACATCTCGCACAGCGAGTTCCTCACCGAGGTCTGCAAGCTGGGCGGCAACAAGCTGGTGGACGCGATCGCCTACCACCCCTACACCTATCCCCATCTGCCCAGCGCCAAGACCGACTTCGGCACCGCCTTCGAGGACATCAGCACCACCAAGAGCAACCTGATGGCCGTGCTGGAGACCTACGGCACGCCCAACCTGCCGATCTGGCTGACCGAGACCGGCGCGCCGACCAACGGCCCCGGCAGCGCCGCCGACGGCAAGACCATCCCGCCGGACGCCACCCACGTGACCGAGGCCTTCCAGGCCGACTTCGCCCTGGACACCATCCCGGCTGCGGCCGCCAACAAGCACATCGCGGCGGTGTTCTGGTTCGCCGACAAGGACGACGGCACCGAGAAGGACAAGGGCCAGCGCTCGAAGTTCTACGGCCTGCGCTACCACGATGGCTCGCCGAAGGCGGCGCTGAACGCCTGGAAGGCCGCGATCACCACCTACGAGCTGCACCGGCCGCAGTAG
- a CDS encoding glycosyltransferase family 4 protein has protein sequence MTPRTVAVVAPYYPPKIGGVENYAARIAAALAEAPDLEPVVITTRLSGLRTTESVEQGVRVIRLGAWLRLSNTPLSPLWPFQLRRWLRRTGAEVVNAHAPVPGLADLAVAVSGRRPAVLTYHAGSMHKGEPGSGAADRLIGGYERAVLPRVFRRARALVAVSPVSLAAGHPHAVQITPGVDTARFTPGVPASQRPRTVVYVGRMDRSSAWKGVDVLIGALAELADLPEARLRLVGGGDAVPELLALAGRLGVAERVEAMGELTGDQLVEAVRGAAVLALPSRTEAESFGMALVEAMACGTPVVGSAVGGIPYVVTDGETGLLVPPGDTAALAAACRRLLTDGELADRLGAAGRRHVEEHYAWDGLMRRYLELFRSL, from the coding sequence ATGACGCCCCGTACGGTGGCGGTGGTCGCCCCCTACTACCCGCCCAAGATCGGCGGCGTGGAGAACTACGCGGCCCGGATCGCCGCCGCGCTGGCCGAGGCGCCCGACCTGGAGCCGGTGGTGATCACCACCCGGCTGTCCGGGCTGCGGACCACCGAGAGCGTCGAGCAGGGCGTCCGGGTGATCCGGCTGGGCGCCTGGCTGCGGCTCTCCAACACCCCGCTCAGCCCGCTCTGGCCGTTCCAGCTGCGCCGCTGGCTGCGCCGGACGGGCGCCGAGGTGGTGAACGCGCACGCACCGGTGCCGGGACTGGCCGACCTGGCCGTCGCGGTCTCCGGCCGCCGCCCCGCCGTGCTGACCTACCACGCCGGTTCGATGCACAAGGGCGAGCCGGGCAGCGGCGCGGCCGACCGGCTGATCGGCGGCTACGAACGGGCCGTGCTGCCGCGGGTGTTCCGGCGGGCCAGGGCGCTGGTCGCGGTCTCCCCGGTCTCACTGGCGGCGGGCCACCCGCACGCGGTGCAGATCACCCCGGGCGTGGACACCGCCCGCTTCACCCCCGGCGTACCGGCCTCGCAGCGGCCGCGCACCGTGGTCTACGTCGGCCGGATGGACCGCTCCTCGGCCTGGAAGGGCGTGGACGTCCTGATCGGCGCGCTCGCCGAGCTGGCCGACCTGCCGGAGGCCCGGCTGCGGCTGGTCGGCGGCGGGGACGCGGTGCCGGAGCTGCTGGCCCTGGCCGGGCGGCTCGGAGTGGCCGAACGGGTCGAGGCGATGGGCGAGCTGACGGGCGATCAGCTGGTCGAGGCGGTACGCGGCGCCGCCGTGCTGGCGCTGCCCTCGCGGACCGAGGCGGAGTCCTTCGGGATGGCCCTGGTCGAGGCGATGGCCTGCGGCACCCCCGTGGTCGGCTCGGCCGTCGGTGGCATCCCGTACGTGGTGACGGACGGTGAGACCGGGCTGCTGGTGCCGCCCGGGGACACCGCCGCGCTGGCCGCCGCCTGCCGCCGGCTGCTCACCGACGGCGAGCTCGCCGACCGGCTGGGCGCGGCGGGCCGCCGGCACGTCGAGGAGCACTACGCCTGGGACGGTCTGATGCGGCGATACCTGGAGCTGTTCCGCTCGCTCTGA
- a CDS encoding polysaccharide pyruvyl transferase family protein, translating into MKIVVVNAFARGNRGDAALLSVALQQLERAYPGARISIAGFEEPGEWPSFDGVPNIGSIRRYVGDEQARRITRISRKAVAALLGLLAALPGGGPLLKAVAPLLPREMRAELRALAGADLVLSLGGGYLNGKADFASDLSIGFLLLPLWLARRFGVPVVLAPQSCGPFPTRTQRLLMRRVLAFSRRVVAREEISIARLTEAGVPGANLIRGVDSAFAFQGNSVRPWRQELGIAPEAELVLVTARQFLDRAAQAAYEAAMAAAVRHLVDRGCQVVLVPQVTCTFQEDDDRIVNRRIAALLDTPGLHVVDDETIDHHEIFALYGAADFILGTRFHSVIFGLIAGVPCAAVEYDHKTRGIMADLGLGHWVVRMAEARPDTLVPLMDRLLTEGAAYREHLCEVIPAYAARAEEFVGQLLADVPGPVRR; encoded by the coding sequence GTGAAGATAGTCGTCGTCAACGCGTTCGCGCGGGGCAACCGCGGTGACGCGGCCCTGCTGAGCGTGGCGCTCCAGCAGTTGGAGCGGGCGTACCCGGGGGCCAGGATCAGCATCGCCGGCTTCGAGGAACCGGGGGAGTGGCCGAGCTTCGACGGCGTCCCCAACATCGGTTCGATCCGCCGCTACGTGGGCGACGAGCAGGCCCGCCGGATCACCCGGATCAGCCGCAAGGCGGTTGCCGCGCTGCTGGGTCTGCTGGCCGCCCTGCCCGGTGGCGGACCGCTGCTGAAGGCGGTCGCCCCCCTGCTGCCCCGGGAGATGCGGGCCGAGCTGCGGGCCCTCGCCGGGGCCGACCTGGTGCTCTCGCTGGGTGGTGGCTATCTCAACGGGAAGGCCGACTTCGCCTCGGACCTGAGCATCGGTTTCCTGCTGCTGCCGCTCTGGCTGGCCCGCCGTTTCGGGGTGCCGGTGGTGCTCGCCCCGCAGTCCTGCGGACCGTTCCCGACCAGGACCCAGCGGCTGCTGATGCGCCGGGTGCTGGCCTTCAGCCGCCGGGTGGTGGCCCGGGAGGAGATCAGCATCGCCCGACTGACCGAGGCCGGGGTGCCGGGTGCCAACCTGATCCGCGGTGTGGACAGCGCCTTCGCCTTCCAGGGCAACTCCGTACGCCCCTGGCGGCAGGAGCTCGGGATCGCCCCGGAGGCCGAGCTGGTCCTGGTGACGGCCCGTCAGTTCCTGGACCGGGCGGCCCAGGCCGCCTACGAGGCGGCGATGGCCGCGGCCGTCCGGCACCTGGTCGACCGGGGCTGCCAGGTGGTGCTCGTCCCGCAGGTGACCTGCACCTTCCAGGAGGACGACGACCGGATCGTCAACCGCCGGATAGCCGCGCTGCTGGACACCCCCGGGCTGCACGTGGTCGACGACGAGACCATCGACCACCACGAGATCTTCGCGCTGTACGGCGCCGCGGACTTCATCCTCGGCACCCGCTTCCACTCGGTGATATTCGGGCTGATCGCCGGTGTGCCGTGCGCCGCCGTCGAGTACGACCACAAGACCCGGGGCATCATGGCCGACCTCGGACTGGGGCACTGGGTGGTCCGGATGGCCGAGGCCCGGCCGGACACCCTGGTCCCGCTGATGGACCGTCTGCTGACCGAGGGCGCCGCGTACCGGGAGCACCTGTGCGAGGTCATCCCGGCCTACGCCGCCCGGGCTGAGGAGTTCGTCGGCCAGCTGCTCGCCGACGTCCCCGGGCCGGTGCGCCGATGA
- a CDS encoding glycosyltransferase family 4 protein: MRVLQIVNLGFEAGGAEKSVRLIAEGLTARGHQVRVVATDLLAEGQQVFADELVPAVSGGPARRLLGYFWHRPAYRAVRRQLLEFRPDCVHLHTIGEFSPAVLAATSGVPRLLTVHGPEDWTKALLRWNLASASAGGRLSAADSCRYLYLRLLQRPAYLLRLRRVRRVLAPSRYFAEAVRPDVGRVPVHVLPNGIPRTAGAEPVTDAQQLLFVGRLEPVKGVHVLLAAFRELIARHPEARLAVVGDGPERARLEAAAADLVADGRVVFHGWLTGDQVAERLRAASVVVLPSLWPENFPTVALEALQIGRPMVASRVGGLPELVGPDNGALVEAGDVAALAGALGGLIGDLERLALLGKGSAARADRYGVEEFLDNLEHHYTEIVRP, encoded by the coding sequence ATGAGGGTGCTGCAGATCGTCAACCTCGGCTTCGAGGCGGGCGGCGCGGAGAAGAGCGTCCGCTTGATCGCGGAGGGGCTGACCGCCCGGGGTCACCAGGTCCGGGTGGTGGCCACCGACCTGCTGGCGGAGGGTCAGCAGGTGTTCGCGGACGAGCTGGTGCCCGCGGTCAGCGGCGGCCCGGCCCGCCGGCTGCTGGGGTACTTCTGGCACCGGCCCGCGTACCGCGCGGTGCGGCGGCAGCTGCTGGAGTTCCGGCCCGACTGCGTCCACCTGCACACCATCGGTGAGTTCAGCCCGGCGGTGCTGGCCGCGACCAGCGGGGTGCCCCGGCTGCTGACCGTGCACGGCCCCGAGGACTGGACCAAGGCGCTGCTGCGGTGGAACCTGGCCAGCGCGAGTGCGGGCGGGCGGCTCTCCGCCGCCGACAGCTGCCGCTACCTCTATCTGCGGCTGCTCCAGCGGCCCGCCTACCTGCTCAGGCTGCGACGGGTGCGGCGGGTGCTGGCGCCCAGCCGGTACTTCGCCGAGGCGGTCCGGCCCGATGTCGGCCGGGTGCCGGTGCACGTGCTGCCGAACGGCATCCCGCGCACCGCCGGTGCCGAGCCGGTGACGGACGCACAGCAACTGCTCTTCGTCGGCCGCCTGGAGCCGGTCAAGGGCGTGCACGTCCTGCTGGCGGCGTTCCGGGAGCTGATCGCCCGTCACCCCGAGGCCCGGCTCGCCGTCGTCGGCGACGGTCCCGAGCGGGCCCGGCTGGAGGCGGCGGCCGCCGACCTGGTGGCCGACGGCCGGGTGGTCTTCCACGGCTGGCTGACCGGGGATCAGGTCGCCGAGCGGCTGCGCGCCGCCTCGGTGGTGGTGCTGCCCTCGCTCTGGCCGGAGAACTTCCCCACCGTGGCCCTGGAGGCGCTGCAGATCGGCCGCCCGATGGTGGCCTCCCGGGTCGGCGGCCTGCCCGAGCTGGTCGGTCCGGACAACGGGGCGCTGGTCGAGGCCGGGGACGTCGCCGCGCTGGCCGGGGCGCTCGGCGGCCTGATCGGTGACCTGGAGCGGCTGGCCCTGCTCGGCAAGGGGTCGGCGGCCCGGGCCGACCGGTACGGCGTCGAGGAGTTCCTCGACAACCTGGAACACCACTACACAGAGATTGTCAGACCGTGA
- a CDS encoding lipopolysaccharide biosynthesis protein, protein MARHRGTPGTRERQGRPGSGSARHARPPDQMYRSSLFLLASTAVTAGLGFVFWVVVANFYPARQVGLATSLISATTLIAYLSLFGLNSTLIRYPAARASRNGQLTMSLTLVAAVACLLASGYLLGLPVYGEKLLFIRDQPLLAAAFVLLCSCAAVNLLTKSVFVGARVPQYNVLVDGLLQGLAKLALPAALVGFGTAGIVGSTGGGYVVAALAAQFLLHRKLGFRFDFRTRGTRLREQLRFSVASYSASLLNLLPQMVTPLIVLHHLGAESAGYYYVAYQIATLLYAISFSVGEAVFAEASYEPSRFGVLLRRSATIMAAVQIPAAAAVALGSGLVLKLFGHGYAEHAQPLLFALAVAAGAVALNTWATFALKLTGQLRALVVCNLIYATVSIGLALYWAPRGLVWFGWAWAGGNLAAGVAALAALALGRGRPQPAAPSALPDQRSSDQEPYQQQPVGWPPVGQDWPQPDGLQGWERPGPAWEARRKRTTESWT, encoded by the coding sequence GTGGCTAGACATCGCGGCACTCCCGGCACCCGGGAGCGGCAGGGCCGGCCGGGCAGCGGCTCGGCCCGGCATGCCCGCCCCCCGGACCAGATGTACCGCAGCTCGCTCTTCCTGCTGGCCTCCACCGCCGTCACCGCCGGGCTCGGCTTCGTGTTCTGGGTGGTGGTCGCCAACTTCTACCCCGCGCGGCAGGTCGGCCTGGCCACCTCGCTGATCTCGGCCACCACGCTGATCGCGTACCTGAGCCTGTTCGGCCTGAACAGCACGCTGATCCGCTACCCCGCGGCCCGGGCCTCCCGGAACGGTCAGCTGACCATGTCGCTGACCCTGGTCGCGGCGGTCGCCTGCCTGCTCGCCTCCGGCTACCTGCTCGGGCTGCCGGTCTACGGGGAGAAGCTGCTGTTCATCCGGGACCAGCCGTTGCTGGCCGCCGCCTTCGTGCTGCTCTGCTCCTGCGCCGCGGTCAACCTGCTGACCAAGTCGGTCTTCGTCGGGGCCCGGGTGCCGCAGTACAACGTCCTGGTGGACGGCCTGCTGCAGGGCCTGGCCAAGCTGGCGCTGCCCGCCGCGCTGGTCGGCTTCGGCACGGCCGGGATCGTCGGCTCGACCGGTGGGGGGTACGTGGTGGCCGCGCTGGCCGCGCAGTTCCTGCTGCACCGCAAGCTCGGCTTCCGGTTCGACTTCCGGACCCGGGGCACCCGGCTCCGGGAGCAGCTGCGGTTCTCGGTCGCCAGCTACTCCGCCAGCCTGCTGAACCTGCTGCCGCAGATGGTCACCCCGCTGATCGTGCTGCACCACCTCGGGGCCGAGTCGGCGGGCTACTACTACGTGGCCTACCAGATAGCCACCCTGCTGTACGCGATCTCCTTCTCGGTCGGCGAGGCGGTGTTCGCCGAGGCGTCCTACGAACCGTCACGGTTCGGGGTGCTGCTCCGTCGCTCCGCCACGATCATGGCGGCGGTGCAGATCCCGGCTGCGGCGGCGGTGGCGCTGGGCAGCGGTCTGGTGCTGAAGCTGTTCGGCCACGGGTACGCGGAGCACGCCCAGCCGCTGCTGTTCGCCCTGGCGGTGGCGGCGGGCGCGGTGGCGCTCAACACCTGGGCCACCTTCGCCCTGAAGCTGACCGGCCAGCTGCGGGCGCTGGTGGTCTGCAACCTGATCTACGCGACGGTGTCCATCGGGCTTGCGCTGTACTGGGCGCCGCGCGGCCTGGTCTGGTTCGGCTGGGCCTGGGCCGGCGGCAACCTCGCGGCCGGGGTGGCGGCCCTGGCGGCGTTGGCCCTCGGGCGCGGCCGTCCGCAGCCGGCCGCGCCGTCGGCGCTGCCGGACCAGCGGTCGTCGGACCAGGAGCCGTACCAGCAGCAGCCGGTGGGCTGGCCGCCGGTCGGCCAGGACTGGCCGCAGCCCGACGGCCTGCAGGGATGGGAGAGACCCGGCCCCGCCTGGGAGGCCAGGCGGAAGCGGACAACGGAGAGTTGGACATGA
- a CDS encoding glycosyltransferase family 4 protein, which translates to MSTPTRPFRVLLVSHYYPPHLGGVENVVRHEAVRLAAGGAEVTVLTSGERSAVRYEDGVRVVRVAAWNGAERAGVPFPVLAPTVLGTALRLARRADVVHLHDCLYLTSWAAGLAAALTRTPHLLTQHVAMVQHPSAVVRGVQRAVYAVAGRALLRRARQVFTLNASVADFVLRHGARPERTGHLANGVDTELFRPAGSAEERVLARKRFGLPADRTLVLFAGRLVPKKGYDLLLAAHDEAAGYDLVFAGDGDSAALAGRSGVHHLGALPPEQLAELYRACDLFALPSTAEGFPLTVQEAMASGLPVLTTDDPGYAPYRLDRTLVRLIEREPAALRTALAELTADQDLRDRMARYSHEYATAAFDWDEHAASLLRRYQEHCQERHQERRG; encoded by the coding sequence ATGAGCACACCGACCAGGCCGTTCCGGGTGCTGCTCGTCAGTCACTACTACCCGCCGCACCTCGGCGGGGTGGAGAACGTGGTCCGACACGAGGCCGTCCGGCTCGCGGCGGGCGGCGCCGAGGTCACCGTGCTCACCAGCGGCGAGCGGAGCGCGGTCCGGTACGAGGACGGTGTCCGGGTGGTCCGGGTCGCGGCCTGGAACGGGGCCGAGCGGGCCGGGGTGCCGTTCCCGGTGCTCGCGCCCACCGTGCTCGGCACCGCGCTGCGGCTGGCCCGCCGGGCCGATGTGGTGCACCTGCACGACTGCCTCTACCTGACCTCATGGGCCGCCGGTCTGGCCGCCGCCCTGACCCGGACCCCGCACCTGCTGACCCAGCACGTGGCGATGGTCCAGCACCCGTCCGCTGTGGTCCGCGGCGTCCAGCGGGCGGTCTACGCGGTGGCAGGCCGGGCGCTGCTCCGCCGGGCCCGCCAGGTGTTCACCCTGAACGCCTCGGTCGCCGACTTCGTGCTCCGGCACGGCGCCAGGCCGGAGCGGACCGGACACCTGGCCAACGGGGTGGACACCGAGCTGTTCCGGCCCGCCGGCTCCGCCGAGGAGCGCGTCCTGGCCAGGAAGCGCTTCGGCCTGCCCGCGGACCGGACGCTGGTGCTGTTCGCCGGCCGCCTGGTGCCGAAGAAGGGGTACGACCTGCTGCTCGCCGCGCACGACGAGGCGGCCGGGTACGACCTGGTGTTCGCGGGCGACGGCGACTCGGCGGCGCTGGCCGGCCGCTCCGGTGTGCACCACCTCGGCGCGCTGCCGCCGGAGCAGTTGGCCGAGCTGTACCGGGCCTGCGACCTGTTCGCGCTGCCCTCGACCGCCGAGGGCTTCCCGCTGACGGTGCAGGAGGCGATGGCCTCCGGGCTGCCGGTGCTGACCACCGACGACCCCGGCTACGCGCCCTACCGGCTGGACCGCACCCTGGTCCGGCTGATCGAGCGGGAGCCCGCGGCGCTGCGCACCGCGCTCGCGGAACTGACGGCCGATCAGGACCTGCGCGACCGGATGGCCCGCTACTCGCACGAGTACGCCACCGCGGCCTTCGACTGGGACGAGCACGCCGCCTCGCTGCTCCGCCGGTACCAGGAGCACTGCCAGGAGCGGCACCAGGAGCGGCGTGGCTAG
- a CDS encoding DUF2206 domain-containing protein — translation MKLIGKIQARSGILLGVALASVVEVWSAAPAVLLTLAGLWLLFGAPILLWRGVVAKAVSTRDAALMLSVGLAVITDLVVALAVNTVLPLLGEERPLTQRLLSGATAMTLVVLGLFLPEEPRPDRPRRAGLPRGLAQVAGLGALALVLSVAGPIRLNNGFSGKVSMVALVVIAALLVLLMVHRRRYSAPVVEIGLFAGSAALLLLNSLRGWYIVGHDVQREYEYFRLALGGSHWDVSAYPDAYNACLSITLLPVSLVRLTALPDVYVFKLVLPLLFALTPVLVYRSVRNVAPQFVALLSAVYFMVFPTFFTDMTFLGRQEVAFLLIGCAMVVLTDTGRPLLARRLLFLGLLAGVVLSHYSTIYLMVAILGLAVAVDLGWRLLARRKNGKVRRRPRQDHAPSFVSWWMVVVAAALALVWAGPVTHTNGQLGSTLAGVVQGMVNPGTAKAGSSDTGYSLFGGARTSPEQRIKDYRAASIEQNAAKRAAGELLPLTTVDPYQVPLAPAEDMPLTAVGRGLEATGLSVSGLNGLLRQAAAQLLQVLLLVGVVVAFRARRRIFQPVRDQLTLTVGAVTMIALLTVVPQLSVDYGVLRAFQQGLFIFAPFVAAGTLWLARWAGRRAVPVVCVLVAGLFLDLTGVVPQTLGGYPAQLQLNNAGRSYDIYYPSTEERLAAYWLEQSTASQKPQPLVQAEGYTYRRLQTLIEGPAVGDLFPTVVGAHTYVILGTATVRSGQVTFAYQGDLITYRYPVGLLDSTKNQIYSSEGAEIYR, via the coding sequence ATGAAGCTGATCGGGAAGATCCAGGCCCGCAGCGGGATCCTGCTGGGCGTGGCGCTGGCCTCCGTGGTGGAGGTGTGGTCGGCGGCGCCGGCGGTGCTGCTCACCCTGGCCGGCCTGTGGCTGCTGTTCGGGGCGCCGATCCTGCTCTGGCGCGGTGTCGTGGCCAAGGCGGTGTCCACCCGGGACGCGGCACTGATGCTGTCGGTCGGCCTGGCGGTGATCACCGACCTGGTGGTCGCGCTCGCCGTGAACACGGTGCTCCCGCTGCTCGGTGAGGAGCGTCCGCTGACCCAGCGGCTGCTGTCCGGGGCGACGGCCATGACGCTGGTGGTGCTCGGACTGTTCCTGCCCGAGGAACCGCGCCCCGACCGGCCCCGCCGGGCCGGGCTGCCGCGCGGGCTGGCCCAGGTGGCCGGACTCGGGGCGCTGGCGCTGGTGCTGTCGGTGGCCGGTCCGATCCGCCTGAACAACGGCTTCAGCGGCAAGGTCAGCATGGTCGCGCTGGTGGTGATCGCGGCCCTGCTGGTGCTGCTGATGGTCCATCGGCGCCGGTACTCCGCCCCGGTCGTGGAGATCGGGCTGTTCGCCGGCTCGGCCGCGCTGCTGCTGCTGAACTCGCTGCGCGGCTGGTACATCGTCGGGCACGACGTCCAGCGGGAGTACGAGTACTTCCGGCTGGCCCTCGGCGGCTCCCACTGGGACGTCTCCGCCTACCCCGACGCGTACAACGCCTGTCTGAGCATCACCTTGCTGCCCGTCAGTCTGGTCCGGCTCACCGCGCTCCCCGACGTGTACGTCTTCAAGCTGGTGCTGCCGCTGCTGTTCGCGCTCACCCCGGTGCTGGTGTACCGCTCGGTGCGCAACGTGGCCCCGCAGTTCGTGGCGCTGCTGTCGGCCGTGTACTTCATGGTCTTCCCGACCTTCTTCACCGACATGACCTTCCTGGGCCGGCAGGAGGTGGCCTTCCTGCTGATCGGCTGCGCGATGGTGGTGCTGACCGACACCGGGCGGCCGCTGCTTGCCAGGCGGCTGCTCTTCCTGGGGCTGCTGGCCGGGGTGGTGCTGTCGCACTACTCGACCATCTACCTGATGGTGGCCATCCTCGGCCTCGCGGTGGCGGTGGACCTGGGCTGGCGGCTGCTGGCCCGGCGGAAGAACGGCAAGGTCCGCCGCCGCCCCAGGCAGGACCACGCGCCGTCCTTCGTGAGCTGGTGGATGGTCGTGGTGGCCGCCGCGCTGGCGCTGGTCTGGGCGGGCCCGGTGACGCACACCAACGGGCAGCTGGGCAGCACGCTGGCCGGCGTGGTGCAGGGCATGGTCAACCCGGGGACGGCGAAGGCCGGGTCCTCCGACACCGGGTACAGCCTGTTCGGCGGCGCGCGGACCAGCCCGGAACAGCGGATCAAGGACTACCGGGCCGCCAGCATCGAGCAGAACGCGGCCAAGCGGGCCGCCGGGGAGCTGCTGCCGTTGACCACGGTGGACCCCTACCAGGTCCCGCTGGCCCCGGCCGAGGACATGCCGCTCACCGCGGTCGGCCGTGGTCTGGAGGCGACCGGGCTGAGCGTCTCCGGACTGAACGGCCTGCTCCGGCAGGCCGCCGCGCAGCTGCTGCAGGTGCTGCTGCTGGTCGGGGTGGTGGTGGCGTTCCGGGCCCGGCGCCGGATCTTCCAGCCGGTCCGGGACCAGCTCACGCTGACTGTGGGCGCCGTCACCATGATCGCGCTGCTCACGGTGGTGCCCCAGCTCTCGGTGGACTACGGCGTGCTCCGCGCCTTCCAGCAGGGGCTGTTCATCTTCGCGCCGTTCGTCGCCGCCGGGACGCTCTGGCTGGCCCGCTGGGCCGGCCGCCGTGCGGTGCCGGTGGTCTGCGTGCTCGTCGCGGGACTGTTCCTCGACCTCACCGGCGTGGTGCCGCAGACTCTCGGCGGCTACCCGGCGCAGCTGCAGCTCAACAACGCGGGCCGGTCGTACGACATCTACTACCCGAGCACCGAGGAGCGGCTGGCGGCCTACTGGCTGGAGCAGAGCACCGCGAGCCAGAAGCCGCAGCCGCTGGTGCAGGCCGAGGGCTACACCTATCGGCGGCTGCAGACCCTGATCGAGGGGCCGGCCGTCGGCGACCTGTTCCCGACGGTCGTCGGCGCGCACACCTATGTCATCCTCGGTACGGCCACGGTGCGGAGCGGCCAGGTGACCTTCGCCTACCAGGGCGACCTGATCACCTACCGCTACCCGGTCGGCCTGCTGGACTCGACGAAGAACCAGATCTACAGCAGCGAAGGGGCGGAGATCTACCGATGA